The Oryzias melastigma strain HK-1 linkage group LG13, ASM292280v2, whole genome shotgun sequence genome window below encodes:
- the LOC112149368 gene encoding extracellular calcium-sensing receptor, whose translation MIGGIFPIFNKEISNTIVFEREPGGTVCSGFDLRAFRWTQVMIFAIEEINKDPAFLPNVSLGYRILDSCASPTNALRAASTLAAGPQGIESPCPPAISALIAESGSSQSVAVAGVLGPFQLPIISYFSTCACLSNRDKFPTFFRTIPSDYFQAKALAALVKHFGWKWIGAIQSDNDYGRNGIQAFIEEVKKMGVCVAFVGTVLRTYSMSKILDVVEMIKQSSVKVILAFVPEGDFYPLMKELSRQNITGIQWIASEAWITAARPSTPEMFPAFGGTLGFVVQKMAIPDLQSFLRNINPYADPNAAFVRDFWEVMFGCRPVSTGIYTGTNKICEGNETLMNSQDVFFNVTQLRVSYNVYKAVYAIAHALHELVFCQSVDRKPARPCMNVSEIQPQEVTDHIKHVNFRNRFGDSVFFDQDGDPPASYDIINWQLDNGKVQHVTVGQFISTQSGTYKLQIDEKKIVWMTGQMVPKSVCSDVCPMGTRRASIRGKATCCFDCIPCADGTISNSTGAADCTPCPQEYWSNESKDECIPKKNEFLMYTEPMGIVLTVLSLLGAFLSLITMVIFIHFRETPVIKASNSELSCFLLFSLFLCFLCPLTFIGRPTVWTCMLRHTAFGITFAFCISCVLGKTTVVVTAFKAKHPGNKAARKFGPVQQRIIVCSCTMIQVVICILWLRLSPPFPEKVFRYSNKKIVLECNTGSEAAFYVVLGYIGVLAVICLVFAFLARKLPDNFNEAKFIAFSMLIFCAVWITFIPAYVSSPGKFTVAVEIFAILSSSFGLLICIFAPKCYIILIKPEKNTKSHVLGPNILKHGHHKNSMYFK comes from the exons ATGATTGGAGGgatttttcccattttcaaCAAAGAGATTAGCAATACTATAGTGTTTGAAAGGGAGCCTGGAGGAACTGTTTGTTCAGG ATTTGATCTACGAGCTTTCCGGTGGACCCAAGTGATGATATTTGCCATTGAAGAAATCAACAAAGATCCTGCTTTTCTTCCAAATGTATCTCTTGGTTACAGAATCCTTGACTCCTGTGCATCTCCTACAAATGCTCTGCGTGCAGCATCAACGCTCGCTGCTGGACCACAAGGGATAGAATCTCCTTGTCCTCCAGCTATATCTGCTCTCATAGCAGAGTCTGGATCATCCCAGTCCGTCGCAGTAGCAGGAGTTCTCGGACCATTTCAACTACCAATT ATAAGTTATTTCTCAACGTGTGCCTGCCTGAGCAACAGGGATAAATTTCCAACCTTTTTTCGGACGATTCCTAGTGACTATTTCCAGGCCAAAGCTTTGGCAGCTCTGGTTAAACACTTTGGCTGGAAGTGGATTGGAGCCATACAATCAGACAACGACTATGGCCGGAATGGGATCCAGGCTTTCATCgaggaggttaaaaaaatggggGTTTGTGTTGCCTTTGTGGGGACGGTCCTGCGTACGTACTCGATGAGTAAAATTCTAGATGTGGTGGAAATGATCAAACAATCGTCCGTCAAAGTCATCCTGGCTTTCGTTCCTGAGGGAGATTTTTACCCTTTAATGAAAGAGTTGTCGAGGCAGAACATAACAGGGATTCAGTGGATTGCAAGTGAAGCTTGGATAACAGCAGCTCGACCCTCAACGCCCGAAATGTTCCCTGCTTTTGGTGGCACTCTGGGATTTGTTGTCCAAAAGATGGCCATACCGGATCTACAGTCATTTCTTAGGAACATTAATCCTTATGCTGACCCAAATGCCGCCTTTGTGAGGGATTTCTGGGAGGTCATGTTCGGCTGCAGACCTGTCTCAACTGGAATTTACActggaacaaataaaatatgcGAAGGAAATGAGACATTAATGAACTCTCAGGatgtcttttttaatgtcacacaACTGAGAGTGTCTTATAATGTGTATAAAGCTGTGTACGCCATTGCACATGCTCTCCATGAGCTTGTATTCTGTCAATCAGTCGACAGAAAACCTGCAAGGCCCTGCATGAACGTGTCAGAAATTCAACCTCAAGAG gttACCGATCACATAAAGCATGTGAATTTCAGGAATCGGTTTGGGGACAGTGTTTTCTTTGATCAAGATGGTGACCCTCCTGCTTCTTACGACATTATAAACTGGCAGCTTGACAATGGGAAAGTGCAGCACGTGACTGTGGGACAGTTCATTTCAACTCAAAGTGGAACTTATAAGCTTCAgattgatgaaaaaaagatcGTTTGGATGACAGGGCAGATG gTTCCTAAATCGGTGTGCTCTGACGTTTGTCCAATGGGAACTCGGAGAGCTTCAATTAGGGGAAAAGCCACCTGCTGTTTTGACTGCATTCCATGTGCTGATGGAACTATATCTAACTCAACAG GTGCTGCAGATTGTACACCGTGTCCACAGGAATACTGGTCTAATGAAAGCAAAGATGAGTGCATACCAAAGAAAAATGAGTTTCTGATGTATACCGAGCCCATGGGAATCGTTCTTACAGTTCTATCCCTGCTAGGAGCCTTCCTCTCTCTGATCACAATGGTGATTTTTATCCACTTCAGGGAAACCCCTGTAATTAAAGCCAGCAACTCGGAACTCAgctgctttttgttgttttcccttTTCCTGTGTTTTCTCTGCCCTCTAACCTTCATCGGCAGGCCAACGGTGTGGACGTGCATGCTGCGCCACACTGCTTTCGGCATAACATTTGCATTCTGCATTTCCTGTGTCCTGGGAAAAACTACTGTTGTTGTTACAGCTTTCAAAGCCAAGCATCCTGGAAATAAAGCTGCAAGAAAATTTGGTCCGGTACAGCAAAGGATCATTGTGTGCTCCTGCACAATGATTCAAGTAgtaatttgcattttgtggttGAGGCTCAGCCCACCGTTCCCAGAAAAGGTTTTCAGATACagtaacaagaaaatagttttagaaTGCAACACAGGCTCAGAAGCGGCCTTTTATGTCGTCCTGGGATACATTGGAGTCCTTGCTGTGATATGTTTAGTCTTTGCATTCCTTGCAAGGAAACTGCCGGATAACTTCAATGAAGCCAAATTTATTGCCTTCAGCATGCTGATATTCTGCGCCGTGTGGATCACCTTCATCCCGGCATATGTCAGCTCCCCTGGAAAGTTTACTGTGGCTGTGGAAATTTTTGCAATTCTTTCATCTTCATTTGGTTTGTTAATTTGCATATTTGCACCTAAATGTTACATAATACTGATCAAACCAGAGAAAAATACCAAGTCGCATGTTTTAGGACCTAATATTCTCAAGCATGGACACCACAAAAATTCTATGTATTTCAAGTGA
- the LOC112149879 gene encoding uncharacterized protein LOC112149879 isoform X1: MTAVCHRHSSNMRSITLVLLALLTQTVSSGSWFYLDQHSELGVIVPRKLKRATVQNSVSRDSDKTKETLICHGLSLNLNGCVNTSQTEKDPEEKKEEYRYVDKHEVKPHVSYSPTDGPNSILLVTEIDSYNLRTSLNYNHVCSMSALLKSGTHRSNIIALILVQQWKTSLQLSVCKTPSMFYSTRCSNDAFITHPDKINESKQSRSSLHSKCVALILGATLLLVICTIALIALSKVIPVCLSHLTVVMLFTLTMHCFLPSVAVHHLSERSLLASLVWGLGRAVYAAVAGRVVINIMKICHLTQQQTRALSVLLFFFSMIYNFLSGNKNRKHWSSNMHLEGVGSALGYFEQTELLALFYWVFVSFPPLLQTIQTKMNRLRVLFHLQLVTCLQNSRIAKKYELVVEVSGMI, translated from the exons ATGACAGCCGTCTGCCACAGGCACAGCTCTAACATGAGATCAATCACTTTAGTCCTCTTGGCTCTTCTCACCCAGACTGTGTCATCTGGCTCATGGTTCTACTTGGACCAGCATTCTGAGCTTGGTGTGATTGTTCCTAGAAAGCTTAAAAGGGCAACAGTTCAAAATTCTGTCAGTCGTGACagtgacaaaacaaaagaaacactcATTTGTCATGG CTTATCTTTGAATTTGAATGGATGTGTGAACACGTCTCAGACAGAGAAAGATCCGgaagaaaagaaggaagaatACAGATATGTTGATAAGCATGAAGTCAAACCACATGTGTCATATTCACCTACTGATGGGCCAAACTCCATTCTCCTTGTGACTGAG ATCGACTCATATAATCTAAGAACATCGTTAAATTACAACCATGTCTGCTCAATGTCTGCTCTCCTGAAATCTGGGACTCACCGCTCCAACATTATTGCTCTTATTCTGGTGCAGCAGTGGAAAACATCCCTTCAACTTAGTGTTTGTAAG ACGCCTTCCATGTTCTATTCAACACGCTGCTCTAATGACGCATTTATTACACATCCAG ataaaatcaatgaatcaaaGCAAAGCCGTTCTTCTCTTCATAGTAAATGTGTTGCACTTATCCTGGGAGCCACTCTGCTACTTGTTATCTGCACAATAGCACTGATAGCACTCAGCAAAGTCATCCCTGTTTGTTTGAGCCACTTGACAGTAGTGATGCTCTTTACCCTGACAATGCACTGCTTTTTGCCATCGGTCGCTGTTCACCATCTGTCAGAAAGGTCATTATTAGCCTCTCTGGTTTGGGGCCTCGGGAGAGCTGTGTATGCGGCTGTTGCAGGCAGAGTTGTGATTAATATCATGAAAATATGTCATCTGACACAGCAGCAAACAAGAGCTCTGTCAGTTCTACTGTTCTTCTTCAGCATGATTTACAACTTTCtttctggaaataaaaacaggaaacactggTCCTCTAACATGCATTTGGAGGGGGTGGGATCAGCGTTGGGATATTTTGAACAGACTGAGCTTCTGGCTTTGTTTTACTGGGTGTTTGTCTCCTTTCCTCCTTTGCTGCAAACTATTCAAACTAAGATGAACCGACTGAGAGTCCTCTTTCATCTGCAGCTGGTGACATGCCTGCAGAATTCACGGATAGCAAAAAAGTATGAACTGGTTGTTGAGGTCAGTGGAATGATTTGA
- the LOC118599534 gene encoding extracellular calcium-sensing receptor-like, producing the protein MKNSLAKVVVVFSAEGEMTPFLRDYMIQNITGIQWVASEAWVTASVFTGSEYYPYLGGTIGFGIRRGHISRLSDYLMTVSPENYPDNPLVEELWEALYGCSPHLPSASQLPLCTGQEELLVQHSAYMNTSSPRVAYNVYKAVYAVAHSLHNLVLCQPGVGPFENNSCAQTNNVHPWQLQHYIEEVKFKMAGEVVNFDLKGDSVPYYDIINWQRGTSGNIEFVNVGLFDGTKRAGEELVIYEDKITWAGHQREVPVSVCSASCPPGSRKAVRRGEPVCCFDCIPCDRGKISNQTNSIDCTFCPEDFWSNEDRTICIPKKVEFLAYDSVGIALTVIAVVGACLTIGVFLVFFCHRNTAVVRVNNSELSFFILFALTFCFLCSLVFIGEPTRWSCMLRHTAFSITFSLCISCILAKTLVVLAAFTATRPGDNIMKWLGPKQQRVIIFSCTMVQVIICAAWLIDASPYPSRNTKYERSKIILECSVGSSLAFWCVLGYIGLQACLCFVLAFLARKLPGNFNEAKFITFSILIFCAVWLAFIPAYISSPGIYADAVESFAILASSFGLLFCLFAPKCYIILLKPEKNTKQHLMGKEK; encoded by the exons ATGAAAAACTCCTTGGCAAAAGTGGTAgtagtgttttcagctgaagGAGAAATGACACCCTTCTTAAGAGATTACATGATCCAGAATATCACTGGAATCCAGTGGGTGGCAAGTGAAGCCTGGGTCACTGCGTCAGTGTTCACAGGCAGTGAGTACTACCCTTACCTGGGAGGCACCATTGGATTTGGCATCAGAAGGGGACACATATCCCGACTCAGTGACTACTTGATGACAGTCAGCCCTGAAAACTACCCAGATAATCCTCTGGTGGAAGAGCTGTGGGAGGCTTTGTACGGTTGTAGCCCACATTTACCTTCTGCCTCGCAGCTACCCCTCTGCACTGggcaggaggagctgctggtccAGCACTCAGCCTACATGAACACATCCAGTCCAAGGGTGGCTTACAATGTCTACAAGGCAGTTTATGCAGTAGCCCATTCTCTTCACAACCTTGTTTTGTGTCAGCCGGGTGTGGGGCCTTTTGAAAACAACTCATGTGCTCAAACTAACAATGTGCATCCTTGGCAG CTCCAGCATTACATTGaagaagttaaatttaagatgGCTGGGGAGGTGGTCAACTTTGACCTGAAGGGGGACTCTGTACCCTACTATGACATCATCAACTGGCAGAGAGGCACGAGTGGGAACATTGAGTTTGTCAACGTGGGGCTCTTTGATGGAACCAAGCGTGCTGGAGAGGAGCTGGTGATCTACGAAGACAAGATCACGTGGGCGGGGCATCAGAGAGAG GTGCCAGTGTCTGTATGTAGTGCCAGCTGTCCTCCAGGGTCCAGGAAAGCTGTCCGTCGTGGGGAGCCTGTCTGCTGCTTTGATTGTATACCATGTGATCGTGGCAAAATTAGTAATCAGACAA ATTCAATAGATTGTACATTTTGTCCTGAAGATTTTTGGTCAAATGAAGACAGAACAATCTGCATCCCCAAGAAAGTGGAGTTCCTGGCCTATGACTCCGTGGGCATCGCTCTGACAGTTATCGCTGTGGTGGGAGCTTGTCTCACCATAGGTGTTTTTCTGGTGTTCTTctgtcacagaaacacagcggtgGTCCGCGTCAATAACTCTGAGTTAAGCTTCTTTATTCTGTTTGCCCtgacgttttgttttttgtgctctCTTGTTTTTATTGGAGAGCCAACACGTTGGTCTTGCATGCTTCGCCACACAGCCTTCAGCATCACATTCTCACTCTGCATTTCCTGCATCCTTGCAAAGACTCTGGTGGTGCTGGCTGCTTTCACCGCCACCAGACCGGGAGACAACATCATGAAGTGGCTCGGGCCCAAACAGCAGAGGGTTATTATCTTCAGTTGCACTATGGTGCAGGTGATAATCTGTGCTGCCTGGCTCATTGACGCTTCCCCCTATCCATCCCGAAACACAAAATATGAGCGTTCCAAGATTATACTGGAGTGCAGTGTGGGATCCAGTCTTGCATTCTGGTGTGTTCTGGGATACATTGGCCTCCAGGCGTGCCTCTGCTTCGTGCTAGCGTTCCTGGCACGCAAACTACCCGGCAACTTTAATGAGGCCAAATTCATTACGTTTAGCATTTTGATCTTCTGTGCTGTTTGGCTGGCTTTCATTCCTGCCTATATAAGTTCTCCTGGAATCTATGCAGATGCAGTGGAGTCCTTCGCCATTTTAGCTTCAAGCTTTGGCCTGTTGTTTTGTCTGTTCGCTCCGAAatgttacattattttattgaagccagaaaaaaatacaaaacaacaccTAAtgggtaaagaaaaataa
- the LOC112149879 gene encoding uncharacterized protein LOC112149879 isoform X2 has product MTAVCHRHSSNMRSITLVLLALLTQTVSSGSWFYLDQHSELGVIVPRKLKRATVQNSVSRDSDKTKETLICHGLSLNLNGCVNTSQTEKDPEEKKEEYRYVDKHEVKPHVSYSPTDGPNSILLVTETPSMFYSTRCSNDAFITHPDKINESKQSRSSLHSKCVALILGATLLLVICTIALIALSKVIPVCLSHLTVVMLFTLTMHCFLPSVAVHHLSERSLLASLVWGLGRAVYAAVAGRVVINIMKICHLTQQQTRALSVLLFFFSMIYNFLSGNKNRKHWSSNMHLEGVGSALGYFEQTELLALFYWVFVSFPPLLQTIQTKMNRLRVLFHLQLVTCLQNSRIAKKYELVVEVSGMI; this is encoded by the exons ATGACAGCCGTCTGCCACAGGCACAGCTCTAACATGAGATCAATCACTTTAGTCCTCTTGGCTCTTCTCACCCAGACTGTGTCATCTGGCTCATGGTTCTACTTGGACCAGCATTCTGAGCTTGGTGTGATTGTTCCTAGAAAGCTTAAAAGGGCAACAGTTCAAAATTCTGTCAGTCGTGACagtgacaaaacaaaagaaacactcATTTGTCATGG CTTATCTTTGAATTTGAATGGATGTGTGAACACGTCTCAGACAGAGAAAGATCCGgaagaaaagaaggaagaatACAGATATGTTGATAAGCATGAAGTCAAACCACATGTGTCATATTCACCTACTGATGGGCCAAACTCCATTCTCCTTGTGACTGAG ACGCCTTCCATGTTCTATTCAACACGCTGCTCTAATGACGCATTTATTACACATCCAG ataaaatcaatgaatcaaaGCAAAGCCGTTCTTCTCTTCATAGTAAATGTGTTGCACTTATCCTGGGAGCCACTCTGCTACTTGTTATCTGCACAATAGCACTGATAGCACTCAGCAAAGTCATCCCTGTTTGTTTGAGCCACTTGACAGTAGTGATGCTCTTTACCCTGACAATGCACTGCTTTTTGCCATCGGTCGCTGTTCACCATCTGTCAGAAAGGTCATTATTAGCCTCTCTGGTTTGGGGCCTCGGGAGAGCTGTGTATGCGGCTGTTGCAGGCAGAGTTGTGATTAATATCATGAAAATATGTCATCTGACACAGCAGCAAACAAGAGCTCTGTCAGTTCTACTGTTCTTCTTCAGCATGATTTACAACTTTCtttctggaaataaaaacaggaaacactggTCCTCTAACATGCATTTGGAGGGGGTGGGATCAGCGTTGGGATATTTTGAACAGACTGAGCTTCTGGCTTTGTTTTACTGGGTGTTTGTCTCCTTTCCTCCTTTGCTGCAAACTATTCAAACTAAGATGAACCGACTGAGAGTCCTCTTTCATCTGCAGCTGGTGACATGCCTGCAGAATTCACGGATAGCAAAAAAGTATGAACTGGTTGTTGAGGTCAGTGGAATGATTTGA
- the LOC118599533 gene encoding extracellular calcium-sensing receptor-like, protein MALLAANVLAFIVLFSGSSCTAGEADSCVFLGEKEELSLYEDGDVVIGGLFPLHFSPVSSLLTYKTKPPPNSYNYFSSRALRWMYTMTFAIKEINKRSDFLSNITLGFHIRDSCDDIPVSLRATLQLVNGQPESNLPTESIRGNLSIETTTNLGCAAVDRRVSSVIIGDAGSGVSMALLRSLGSFHIPLVSYFASCSCLSSQREFPTFMRTMPSDAFQIRALVQLVRYFGWTWVGLIGVESDYATFAIQLFLQESVHYGVCAAYTHFYPVDLNQQALDELLNVIQTKTSKVIINFSGESEMQGILREVQRRNMTGLQWIASEAWATAKSLWEKSGKLLLGTLGFAIQRADVIPGLHQHLTSLDPLSIHKTAFLTEFWEETFKCRLNDSINTHYHGEDTNHDRKTCKGTEKLDDVYSPYFDVTQLRVSYNVYKAVYLVAHALQDMSNCKDGEGPFQNGSCANPKNFRPWELLHYMKHANFSVLGKEVNFDLNGDPIAYYDLMNWQQMPDGSLSLVKVGFYDASLPSGQNLVINDSMIQWPAGQKALQSVCSESCPPGFRVARRKGEPICCYDCIPCAEGEISNATDSLECSPCSEDTWPDAAREACIPKTVEYLSYYDVLGILLCATSVFGACVSLFVVAVFFKYKDTPIVRANNMELSFLLLVFLAICFLVGLLFIGEPSDWLCLIKFPAFGISFALCISCLLAKTSVVLMAFRARLPGSNVMKWFGPKQQRASVLLGTAIQVLVCLSWLLTAPPHANNNTNYHSSTIIIECVTGSEIGFWCVLGYIGFLACMCLAMAFLARKLPDNFNEAKFITFSMLIFFAVWITFIPVYMSTVGKYTVAVHVFAILASSLGLLLCIFAPKCYIILLRPDKNCKKKSMQK, encoded by the exons ATGGCATTGCTGGCTGCAAATGTTCttgcttttattgttctttttagtGGAAGTTCTTGCACAGCTGGTGAAGCAGACAGCTGTGTGTTTTTGGGAGAAAAGGAGGAACTGAGTCTGTATGAAGATGGAGACGTAGTGATAGGAGGATTGTTCCCTCTACATTTTAGTCCTGTGTCGTCTCTTCTGacatacaaaacaaaaccaccACCTAACTCATACAATTA TTTCAGCTCTCGAGCCTTACGCTGGATGTATACCATGACTTTTGCAATCAAAGAAATCAACAAACGCAGCGACTTTCTATCAAACATCACCTTGGGTTTCCACATTCGGGACAGCTGTGATGACATTCCTGTGTCTTTGAGAGCAACCTTGCAGTTAGTGAATGGCCAGCCGGAGAGTAATCTCCCAACTGAGAGTATTAGAGGAAATCTGAGCATTGAAACCACAACTAATTTGGGCTGTGCAGCTGTGGACAGGAGGGTGTCCTCTGTAATCATAGGAGATGCTGGCTCTGGGGTGTCCATGGCTTTGTTAAGAAGTCTGGGGTCTTTCCATATTCCCCTG GTGAGCTATTTTGCATCCTGCAGCTGTCTGAGTAGCCAAAGGGAGTTTCCCACCTTCATGCGCACAATGCCCAGTGACGCCTTCCAAATAAGAGCCTTGGTTCAGCTGGTTAGGTATTTTGGCTGGACCTGGGTGGGACTCATTGGTGTGGAGTCAGATTATGCCACTTTTGCCATCCAGCTTTTCCTCCAGGAATCAGTGCATTATGGAGTGTGCGCCGCTTACACTCATTTTTACCCTGTAGACCTTAACCAGCAGGCTCTTGATGAGCTCCTCAATGTTATCCAG acaaaaacttcaaaagtgATCATCAATTTTTCTGGAGAATCAGAAATGCAGGGCATTCTGAGAGAGGTCCAGCGTCGAAACATGACAGGCCTTCAGTGGATTGCCAGTGAGGCCTGGGCCACCGCAAAGTCTCTATGGGAAAAGTCTGGAAAGCTCCTTTTAGGAACGTTGGGATTTGCCATCCAGAGAGCTGATGTGATTCCGGGTCTACACCAACATCTTACAAGTCTCGATCCATTATCCAttcataaaactgcatttttgacagaattttGGGAGGAAACATTCAAATGTCGCCTGAATGACTCGATTAACACACATTACCATGGGGAAGACACCAACCATGACAGAAAGACGTGTAAAGGGACAGAGAAGTTGGATGATGTGTACTCGCCATATTTTGATGTAACTCAACTAAGAGTGTCCTATAATGTCTACAAGGCGGTGTATCTGGTGGCTCATGCCTTACAGGATATGAGTAATTGTAAAGATGGAGAAGGGCCTTTTCAGAATGGATCCTGTGCCAACCCAAAGAATTTTAGACCTTGGGAG CTTCTCCACTATATGAAACATGCCAATTTTTCTGTGCTTGGAAAGGAAGTCAACTTTGATCTAAACGGTGACCCCATTGCGTATTATGATCTCATGAACTGGCAGCAGATGCCTGATGGCTCTCTCAGTTTGGTGAAAGTAGGTTTCTACGACGCCTCTCTGCCCTCTGGACAAAACCTGGTCATAAATGACTCGATGATCCAGTGGCCTGCTGGACAAAAG GCTCTCCAGTCTGTTTGCAGTGAGAGCTGTCCTCCAGGTTTCCGTGTTGCCAGGAGAAAAGGGGAGCCGATCTGCTGTTACGACTGCATCCCCTGTGCTGAAGGAGAAATCAGTAATGCCACAG ATTCTCTCGAGTGCTCGCCCTGCTCAGAAGACACATGGCCCGATGCAGCTCGAGAAGCTTGCATCCCAAAGACCGTTGAATATTTGTCTTACTATGATGTTTTGGGTATTCTCCTGTGTGCCACGTCTGTTTTTGGAGCTTGTGTGTCCCTTTTTGTGGTTGccgtgttttttaaatataaagacaCGCCCATAGTGCGGGCAAACAACATGGAACTCAGCTTCCTTCTCCTGGTGTTTCTGGCCATCTGCTTCCTAGTGGGCTTACTTTTTATCGGCGAGCCGTCAGACTGGCTCTGCCTCATCAAGTTTCCTGCATTCGGCATCAGTTTTGCCCTTTGCATATCCTGCCTTCTGGCCAAGACATCTGTGGTCCTTATGGCTTTTAGAGCCAGACTACCAGGTAGTAATGTCATGAAGTGGTTTGGGCCCAAGCAGCAGAGAGCAAGTGTTCTTCTTGGAACAGCTATCCAG gtATTAGTCTGTCTCTCTTGGCTGCTCACCGCTCCCCCTCATGCCAATAATAACACAAACTACCACAGTTCCACAATCATCATCGAGTGTGTCACTGGTTCAGAAATCGGCTTCTGGTGCGTTCTTGGATACATCGGTTTCCTGGCTTGCATGTGCCTCGCAATGGCCTTTTTGGCCCGGAAACTGCCTGACAATTTCAATGAAGCCAAGTTTATAACCTTCAGCATGCTGATATTTTTTGCCGTGTGGATAACTTTTATTCCTGTTTACATGAGCACAGTTGGAAAGTACACTGTGGctgttcatgtttttgcaattttagcTTCATCTCTTGGGCTTCTGCTTTGCATCTTTGCTCCTAAGTGTTACATTATTTTGCTGAGACCAGATAAAAATTGCAAGAAGAAAagtatgcaaaaataa